GAGGAAGCCTTCAGCTACCAAAGGAATTCCATCTTTCACCTTTCACCAAAACACTTTTCATCTTTCACCAAAACATAAGCAAATTAAGTTAATCTACTTTCAAGAACAATTcacatttcaagaaataaaataatttattacttcTTTAATAATATAACTTTCAAAAATGGTTTTGTCCTAGATTAAAATCTAAACTTTTATTTGAGAAACACCACACAACTCTACTATCGTTAACACAAAAACAGTGAACATGACATTTTTGCCAagcaaacacaaaagaaaagcctggcctcttttaaaatgttcaataaaaagagaagcagagTTCCCGGTGGGGCTCagcataatgaacccaactagtatccgtgaggacatgggttcgatccctggccccgctcagtgggttaaggatccggcgttgctgggagctgtggtgtaggttgcagatgcggctcggatctggtgttgctgtggctgtgatgtaggctggtggctacaggtctgactggaccctagcctgggaacctccctatgccgcgggtgcagccctagaaagacgaaagaaaaaaaaagtaatcaccTATATACATTAGTAGCAAAATATAAGTAAGGAAAAATATCACAATCAACCCAAAGAGCTTTGAAATATCCATATGCTCAGAAGTTAAGATTCTGATTTAGTTGGTATGGGATGGAGACTgaaaacagttttgttttgttttttgtcttttttgccatttctgggccgttcccacggcatatggaggttcccaggctaggggtcgaatcagagctgtagccaccggccacagcaatgagggatccaagcagcgtctgcaacctacaccacagctcacagcaacgccggatccttaactcactgagcaaggccagggattgaacccgcaacctcatggttcctagtcggattcgttaaccactgagccacgatgagaactccctgaaaaCAGTTTTATAAAGTTCTCCAGgcaattttcattcccacttgGGAACTATTATAAACAGTATTTACAtgatagaaaaggcaaaaagtaggCTGGCTCCACAAAGTATAAAGTCAGACTTGTGCCAACTTACATTAAAATAGAAACAGTAAAAGACAGGGTATGATTTCAGTTATGTCTAATATGCCATCACTATAAAGCAAAGGGGATATTTATCTGGGGGGAAATGAATTCAGAAAGATTGAAAGTGAAGACTATTTGGGGAAGCAAGTTTGGAAGAAGCCTACTCAAGAGGCAGGCCAAGTGCCAGCATTCTCACCACTCACTCACCTCTCTCGTGACAGCGTCTACCTCTACCAGTCCATGTTCCGAGCCAATGAGCACTGTTCCCTGTTCACCTCGGAGAGAGAAGCACTGAGGTTTCCCGGGAGCCTGAATGTCCCTGAACTCCAGGGTCCGAAGCAACTTTAGATTCCTCATGACGAAGCGACTCCTGAAAGGAAAGGACGCATATCCCTTGATGAAGCCTCATTTCTCTGAGAAAGAGACTCAGTTTACTGGTGAATAATGATGCTCCGATACAAGCAAAATGGTCCAGGGAGCAGAGGAGTTagaaaaaccaaggaaaaaaaagatctaatCTGAATCCAACAAAAATGAGTGACAAGCTAACAAATTATGTAAATCTAAGGTCTACAGATTGAGGCTGtggaatttattttactttctcattCTCTGCAAGAGGTAAGATTGTCAATGTCAGaggtttttttcttcaaaaaggatttaacatcagggagttcccgtcatggctcagcagaaacgaatctgactagcatctatgaggttgtccgtttgatctctggcctcgatctgtgggttaaggatccagcattgccgtgagctgtggtgtaggttgcagaagcggctcagatctggcgttgctgtggcatagaccagcagctacagctctgatttgacccctagcctgggaacctccatatgccacaagttcagccccaaaaagagagagaaaagatatttaacatcaGTTATTCTGCACAGAAGTTGAGAACACAATGaatgagaaaactttttttttttttggtttttagggctgcgacgacagcatatggaggttctcaggctaggggtcgaatcggagttacagctgccagcctacatcacagccacagcaaagcaggatccaagccaagtctgagacctacaccatagctgacggcaatactggatccttaacccagttagtgaggccagggatcaaaccttaaacctcatggttactagtcgaatttgtttccactgcgccacaacaggaactccaagaaaactgttttatttttgcgTATGAGCATGTCTTTCTAACTTGATTTatacagtcatttaaaaattgggagttcccatcatggctgagtggttaatgaatctgattagcatccatgtcctcacagatggttcgatccctggccttgctcagttaaggatctggttaaggatctggcattgctgtgggctgtggtgtaggtcgcagacacagctgggatcctgtgtggctgtggctttggtgtaggccagtggctacagctccgattcgacccctagcctgggaacctcaatgtgctgcagtgtggccctaaaacgcaaaaaacaccccccccaaaaaaaacaaaaaaacacacatatatatactgatAGGTgaaattaactgaaataaaattactttaatattacagctatatttatatacaaactGACtttactatcatttaaaaaaaactaaaatcgaAGAATtccttgcagctcagcaggttaaggactcaatgttgtctttgtgagtatgtgggtttgatccctggcctggctcacagggttaaggatctattgctATCGTAGGTTACAGCATGGGCTGCAGATGTTGTTGGGAtcaggtgtttctgtggctgtggcttaggccaaaGTTGCATTTCTgactgacccctggcctgggaacctccatatggtgcaggtgtggctgtaaaagaaaaaaaaattgaaatgagagGTAGgactaaagaaaaacatttattgttCTCAGGAAGAAATGAAGTCACTATGAAATTACAACAGTACACTTCAAAATGATGACCAATTTCAGGAGCTTGAAATCCAATATAACCTACTTCACATAACACCACTTTCCTGGTCTGGTTTTCACCAAGGCAATAGAAAAGGTGAGAAAAGAAGGATTAAGAGAAAAACCTGCTTTGGTTTGGCTAAATTAGACAATTTTAATGCATAGCAtcacctacaaagaaaaaaaaaaaaaagctaatctgCTGGATAATTATATCCAGATCCCTGTAAGTTTTACAAGTGGACATCTCTAAATTACGTTAGGGGTGACAATCACACAGACCATGCTTACCTTATTGGCTCCTTACTCCAAGGTGAATTCTGTCATCTTGCATTTCatacaaatgacaatgaaagagTAAACACGAGTCTATTCTTATACTACACAGTGGATAAAATGTCAAGCGCAGTTGCTCCCACCCTGGCACACTGGGTGAAAAATACGACTACAGCGTCTTGCTTCGCTGCAGGAGGTGAGAGTTCGATCctgcaggtgcagtgggttaaaggacccagcgttACTACAGCTGCGGCTCTGGTTGCAGCTAAAActggaattcaatccctggcccggaaacttccataggcctggATGCAGccatcggaaaaaaaaaaaaaaaaaaaagaaaaagaaaaagttaagctTAGTATGAGAGAACATATAATACGGGTTAACAGGAAGGCAGGATCACGCACATGAAAGTGAGGAAGAGAAGCAAGGCAGACAGTGATTTTGTAGGCTTTCATGACATATACATTCAAGAACTTCTGGTAATTATTCAAACCTACATTATACCAGGCAGACTTTTAATTTAGATCTAATTCTATACAGAtagcttggatttttttcaaagcataTATATAAAAGCACGCTTCTGCGCTCCCCCACCCTAGCGGCTAAATCGCTCCAAGCCTCATCTACGCAGCATTGAGGGCCCCTAAACAGCCCTGGGTCCGCCCTGGGGTTGCTCCTGTGCCTCTCAACCCACTGCTCCTGAGCTTCAGAGGCCCGCACTGTGTCTCCGGGCCGCCAGCCCGCGCGACTCCCTCGGGTAGTGGCTGAGGCGGGGGAGAGGACCATCAGGGCAAACAAGCGAGCAGCTTAAGCGAGACTCAGACCGCGCACCTCGAGAGCGAAGGCACCAGGCAGGGAGAGCATCCCACCCTTCTTCACCGAACCGCAAAATAAAGTGTGAAGCCCAGCGGGCTTCCGCCCCCATCCCTACGTCCCCCTGCCAAGCCAATCGTATTTGACTGCCGTTTTGACGTCAGACAGCAAAGCACAGTAATTGGCCCCCGGTAGGGGGAGCCTGAGCGTCAGAAGAGCAGTGCGCTTGCGCATGGGCgtgtgttccccccccccccaaccccgccttCCTCCATGCCCCgggaggacacagggagaggTCATGCTCAGATCCCAGGGGGCGGGGTTTGCAGCTCCAGAGGTCGTAGTGGCTACCGAGCCCGAGGCTCCAGTGGCATTCTTGGCTGACGACGCTAGTGGATCCTTACATCACTCGCTGATACAAAGCGGGTAAGTGGGGAATGAAAGCAGTCTCTCCTGAGCCTCATTCGCCTGACATTATAGGGACTATGATGACAGATCATAAGCCACGCGAGCTTCTTTCCCGCGTCAGAAGGAACTGCATCTCTCTGTTCCCTTATAGGCCAAGGGAATGGCATTCGCAAACACGTGGAGGCTTGAAAAACAGCAGGGTGCATTTTCTGGGGCTGGCGAGTGCAGTGCGAGCTCTGATGCAGGAAGGTGATAATCTAAGGTGAACTCCCCCAAAGAGGCAGGAGCTGATTGCAATCTCCTTGAGTGCCTAAAGGGATCTAAGGGGCTCAATCCTCCAAGGAAAGGCGATAGGTAAAATAAATGATCAAGTGGAAACTAAGgtagaggcagagatggagagaagagggtgGGCTAGAATAGACATTTTGAAAGCAGAATCTAACAGTTTTACTTGAAGGGAAGTTACAGGTATTACACATTTGTTGCTTAGAAGCAGGTATCTTGTATTGCTTTATGTACACACCAAAAAATCTGTGATTGGAGTTTCTTTGGAAGATCTTCCTCTAGCCCATGCTTGTCCCTCATTCATTCAGGGATGACAGCTGTACTcaattgtttactttttagggcctcacctgagccatatggaagttcccaggctaggggtcgaatcagaactggggctcctggcctatgccacagccacatcaatgccagattccagccacatctgcgacccacaccacagctcatggcaccattggatccttaacccactgagcgatgccaggggttgaacctgcatcctcacggatactagttaggctcatagcctgctgagccacaacaggaactccccaatttttaactactgaaatattttaatgtagcATATGTTTTATTAACCAAATTTAGTGTTTGGTTTACCCTGGATTGGGTGATAGCTGGAAGCTGTGACTTTCAGCACTAACACCAGGATTGTCCTGGGCAAACCAGGCTGAGTCAGTCACTCGAAAATTGACCAACATGTGCTACTGTATTATAAAAAGACTGCATtactaataactttttttttaaatggctgcaccggTGATGGCTtacggaatttcctgggccagagactgaatctgagccacaggtgcaacctaagccgcagctgtgacaaggccaggtcctttaacccacttgcCCCTGGTGGGCTATCAAACCctcgcctccacagcaacctgaaccactgcagtcaggttcttaacctactgcaccacaccAAGAACTCCattaatcagttttttttaatgagagtagTAATgagtatattcattttaaagtgagGATAAAACAAGGTGGAACAAGGAGCTAATCATCACTTTAACACTGAATGATTCCATCTGGGCCAGATTTCCTTGTCTTTCTGTCTTGTTAGggtcgcaccctcagcatatagagcttcccaggcgaggggtcgaattggagctgtagctgccggcctacaccacagcgacatcaacgccagatccgagccacgtctgcgacctacaccacagctagtggcaatgctggatccttaacccactgagtgaggccagggatcgaacccgcaacctcatggttcctagtcagattcgtttccactgtgccacaatgggaactcctatatcttccTTTTATATATATCTTTCAGAGTAATGAAGGGATACCACTGACGTATGTCTTCAGTCTTCataattttggttcttttctGTGAACCAAAGAAAGTACCACACAGTGGTGGTCAATATGGACTCAACAGCCATCACATTCATTTCTTCCAGATATCAGAGGAAAGCCCCAGGAGGAGCACTGTTTACTATAGCACCCTAACCGGCAAGCAAATTGGGTATTTTAAACTATGGTCTTTAactgaataaatattcattaaatgattACATTTTACTGTGTTGAGgaggtgtgtttttgtttgtttgtttgtttttttggtcatgcctgggagcaaacctgcattacagcagtgacaaggtgAGGTcctttaactgctgagcaaccagggaactctgagatggtGTTATTTATAATAGGAGCTTGGTTGAAGAATGAGTCTTTCAGAGCCGACTCTAAACAAAGTCGATCACCCAAACATCCAAATGGAGGAGCATCCCCTCAGTCAGCTCCTACCTCCAGTCACCAGCCTGTGCCTGACCTCTGAACTGCCTCTGAAGAGGGCGAGGGCAGTGGCACAGGTGGTATCCTGTACATATGGGCAGGCCCACTTCCCTCTCTTCCACCTTAGTGCTGTCTAAACCCTCCTGGTAGTCTTCCCTTTGCAGGGAAGGAAATTCAGtccctttccccccccccccctttttttttgtcttttctagggtcacatccatggcatatggaagttcccaggctgggggttgaatcagagctatagctgccagcctatgccacagccacagcaatgccagatccacctttgtcagcaacctacatcacagttcacagcaactctggatccttaacccactgagtgagcccagggatcaaaaccgcgtccttatggatactagtcaggtttgtaatccgctgagccacagagggaactccaggtaagttactttttatttttatttttttaatttgttattggccacacccacggcgtgtggaagttcccaggccagggatcaaacctgtactgcagttgtgacctgcccCACAATAGCAACCCTAGCCCCTGaagtgacaacgcctgatccttaacctgctgcaccacaagggcaCTCCCTACGTCAGTTACTTTTTAACCACAATTTTGGAGGAACAAATGaggtaatatttttcttcaaaacaatttTGTCTTAAATAGCTGTGTCAGAGGACGGTTGATGGAAGTGAATGAAGACATTCTCCATAAGCCATCTATTCTTCAAGAGAAGGTAAAGGGGACTGGAGCAGTCTGATGCCAGCCACATACTTTCTGTCTGATTCCTTGTCATTTGACAGTATTAAATATTCTGTCTCCCCTCCAGCCGTCCACCGAAGGCTACATTGCAGTCGTGTTGCCCAAATTTGAAGAAAGTAAAAGCGTAACAGAAGGGTTACTGACGCAACAACAATATGAAGAAGTCTTGGCCAGTCGCGCCAATGCCACATCAGCTACAGCGTGAGGACTGAGGTGCAGTAAAAAGCAACAGGCCTTCTCTCCTCGCCTGCCGGCCAGTCAGTGCCCTAAGGAAGCAGCAGCGTAGCTGAAGCCTGCTTCCCGCCCAGCCATCCGCAGGGAGGCCTGATCTCAGCACTCGACCTAGTTTCCCTCTTCGTCTCACATAACAGGCCTGGAATCTGTTTGTCTTCACCCTCCCAGATCTGCCTGCCCAGGTGCTCCCTctgctcttcttttgtttttctctaacaaCTGGCAAGTGAGAGGCgtttttcccattaaaaaccaacaaacaaagcACTTTGAGGAAACTCTGAAAGACATCGAAGTTAGCATAATTTACCCATCATCCTGTAACCCATTCTTAGTAAATACTACGTTTTGACCTAATTCTGTTTAAATGTTATGGCATGGTTAATGTTTTGGCCTCAGTTTTCCATCACTTTGAAGTTACAAAACAACAGCTAGCCTTTTCTTCCCAGTCTGCTTCAGTGTGACACCACTAAAGGCATCTGGTGCCACCCCTTTTGCCCCAACTCCTCCCCCTTAGGTTGCTGGGAAGCAGCAGGGTGTGGAGTGGGCCGTCCCTGTTCCTTGTGGGTTGGCCT
The nucleotide sequence above comes from Phacochoerus africanus isolate WHEZ1 chromosome 2, ROS_Pafr_v1, whole genome shotgun sequence. Encoded proteins:
- the LOC125120222 gene encoding protein Abitram-like, with the translated sequence MLRSQGAGFAAPEVVVATEPEAPVAFLADDASGSLHHSLIQSGCVRGRLMEVNEDILHKPSILQEKPSTEGYIAVVLPKFEESKSVTEGLLTQQQYEEVLASRANATSATA